A genome region from Populus alba chromosome 5, ASM523922v2, whole genome shotgun sequence includes the following:
- the LOC118062232 gene encoding phospholipase A1-Igamma2, chloroplastic isoform X1 produces MANLSLSSTLQFPLKQDIFQSRKCSSVQIPSQNSQLGRSRSIDITGKTSTSTIPRVLSKTSESLTSIITELEKEQDHDTNTNTKEPERKLADVWREIQGQDDWVGLLDPMDPLLRSELIRYGEMAQACYDAFDFDPFSKYCGSCRFIRRRFLESLGMAHHGYEVTRYLYATSNIDLSNFFKKSRWPKVWSNKANWIGYVSVSDDETTKYLGRRDISIAWRGTVTHLEWISDLMDFLKPINGNKIPCPDPTVKVEYGFLDLYTDKDENCRFCKYSAREQILSEVKRLTEMYADEEMSITITGHSLGSALAILSAYDIAETGLHVMQDGRALPVSVFSFSGPRVGNVRFKERIESLGVKVLRVVNVQDMVPKSPGLFFNEQVPPPLMKLAEGLPWAYSHVGVELALDHRNSPFLKQTGDPACAHNLEAHLHLLDGYHGKGHRFVLASGRDPALVNKACDFLKDHHLVPPNWRQDENKGMIRNNDGRWVQPERPKLDDHPPDTHDHLRKLGLASDH; encoded by the exons ATGGCCAACCTCTCCCTATCCAGCACTCTTCAGTTTCCtctcaaacaagacattttccaATCCAGAAAATGTTCCTCTGTGCAAATTCCAAGCCAAAACTCTCAACTAGGCCGATCAAGATCCATAGATATCACAGGAAAAACATCCACCAGTACCATACCTCGTGTCCTGTCCAAAACAAGCGAGTCGTTAACATCCATAATCACAGAGCTCGAAAAGGAACAAGACCACGACACAAACACGAACACCAAAGAACCAGAGCGAAAACTGGCTGATGTGTGGAGAGAAATCCAGGGTCAAGATGATTGGGTTGGCCTTCTTGACCCGATGGACCCACTCTTACGATCGGAACTGATCAGATATGGCGAGATGGCGCAAGCTTGCTACGATGCTTTCGATTTTGATCCATTCTCAAAATATTGTGGCAGCTGCAGATTTATACGTCGCAGGTTTTTGGAGTCACTAGGAATGGCACACCATGGATACGAGGTCACCAGGTACTTGTATGCCACATCAAACATCGACCTTtcgaattttttcaaaaaatctcgTTGGCCTAAAGTCTGGAGCAACAAGGCCAATTGGATTGGATACGTCTCCGTTTCTGACGATGAAACAACGAAATATTTAGGCCGCCGTGACATTAGTATTGCGTGGAGGGGCACGGTGACACATCTAGAGTGGATTTCTGACTTAATGGACTTTCTCAAGCCAATCAATGGTAATAAAATCCCCTGTCCGGATCCGACTGTCAAAGTCGAATACGGGTTCTTGGATCTTTACACGGACAAGGATGAGAATTGTCGATTTTGTAAATATTCAGCCAGAGAGCAGATTTTATCGGAGGTGAAAAGGTTAACTGAGATGTACGCTGATGAGGAAATGAGCATTACAATTACCGGGCACAGTTTAGGCAGTGCTTTGGCTATACTAAGTGCGTACGATATTGCGGAAACGGGTTTACATGTGATGCAAGATGGTCGGGCATTGCCCGTTTCTGTGTTTTCCTTTTCAGGTCCCCGGGTCGGGAATGTGAGGTTCAAGGAAAGGATCGAGTCACTGGGGGTCAAGGTTTTGAGGGTGGTTAACGTGCAGGATATGGTGCCTAAATCACctggattgttttttaatgaacaaGTGCCGCCTCCGTTAATGAAGCTGGCTGAGGGGCTGCCTTGGGCTTACTCGCATGTTGGAGTGGAGCTGGCTCTGGATCACAGGAACTCCCCTTTCTTGAAACAAACGGGCGACCCGGCTTGTGCCCATAACTTGGAGGCTCATTTGCATTTGCTTGATGG GTACCATGGGAAAGGGCACAGATTTGTACTAGCAAGTGGAAGGGACCCGGCGTTGGTAAACAAGGCATGTGATTTCTTGAAAGATCATCATCTGGTGCCACCAAACTGGAGGCAAGATGAGAACAAGGGTATGATAAGGAATAACGACGGTCGGTGGGTGCAACCTGAACGCCCAAAACTCGATGATCACCCTCCCGATACGCACGACCATCTAAGGAAATTAGGCCTAGCATCCGACCATTAA
- the LOC118062232 gene encoding phospholipase A1-Igamma2, chloroplastic isoform X2 encodes MANLSLSSTLQFPLKQDIFQSRKCSSVQIPSQNSQLGRSRSIDITGKTSTSTIPRVLSKTSESLTSIITELEKEQDHDTNTNTKEPERKLADVWREIQGQDDWVGLLDPMDPLLRSELIRYGEMAQACYDAFDFDPFSKYCGSCRFIRRRFLESLGMAHHGYEVTRYLYATSNIDLSNFFKKSRWPKVWSNKANWIGYVSVSDDETTKYLGRRDISIAWRGTVTHLEWISDLMDFLKPINGNKIPCPDPTVKVEYGFLDLYTDKDENCRFCKYSAREQILSEVKRLTEMYADEEMSITITGHSLGSALAILSAYDIAETGLHVMQDGRALPVSVFSFSGPRVGNVRFKERIESLGVKVLRVVNVQDMVPKSPGLFFNEQVPPPLMKLAEGLPWAYSHVGVELALDHRNSPFLKQTGDPACAHNLEAHLHLLDGLS; translated from the exons ATGGCCAACCTCTCCCTATCCAGCACTCTTCAGTTTCCtctcaaacaagacattttccaATCCAGAAAATGTTCCTCTGTGCAAATTCCAAGCCAAAACTCTCAACTAGGCCGATCAAGATCCATAGATATCACAGGAAAAACATCCACCAGTACCATACCTCGTGTCCTGTCCAAAACAAGCGAGTCGTTAACATCCATAATCACAGAGCTCGAAAAGGAACAAGACCACGACACAAACACGAACACCAAAGAACCAGAGCGAAAACTGGCTGATGTGTGGAGAGAAATCCAGGGTCAAGATGATTGGGTTGGCCTTCTTGACCCGATGGACCCACTCTTACGATCGGAACTGATCAGATATGGCGAGATGGCGCAAGCTTGCTACGATGCTTTCGATTTTGATCCATTCTCAAAATATTGTGGCAGCTGCAGATTTATACGTCGCAGGTTTTTGGAGTCACTAGGAATGGCACACCATGGATACGAGGTCACCAGGTACTTGTATGCCACATCAAACATCGACCTTtcgaattttttcaaaaaatctcgTTGGCCTAAAGTCTGGAGCAACAAGGCCAATTGGATTGGATACGTCTCCGTTTCTGACGATGAAACAACGAAATATTTAGGCCGCCGTGACATTAGTATTGCGTGGAGGGGCACGGTGACACATCTAGAGTGGATTTCTGACTTAATGGACTTTCTCAAGCCAATCAATGGTAATAAAATCCCCTGTCCGGATCCGACTGTCAAAGTCGAATACGGGTTCTTGGATCTTTACACGGACAAGGATGAGAATTGTCGATTTTGTAAATATTCAGCCAGAGAGCAGATTTTATCGGAGGTGAAAAGGTTAACTGAGATGTACGCTGATGAGGAAATGAGCATTACAATTACCGGGCACAGTTTAGGCAGTGCTTTGGCTATACTAAGTGCGTACGATATTGCGGAAACGGGTTTACATGTGATGCAAGATGGTCGGGCATTGCCCGTTTCTGTGTTTTCCTTTTCAGGTCCCCGGGTCGGGAATGTGAGGTTCAAGGAAAGGATCGAGTCACTGGGGGTCAAGGTTTTGAGGGTGGTTAACGTGCAGGATATGGTGCCTAAATCACctggattgttttttaatgaacaaGTGCCGCCTCCGTTAATGAAGCTGGCTGAGGGGCTGCCTTGGGCTTACTCGCATGTTGGAGTGGAGCTGGCTCTGGATCACAGGAACTCCCCTTTCTTGAAACAAACGGGCGACCCGGCTTGTGCCCATAACTTGGAGGCTCATTTGCATTTGCTTGATGG GTTGTCATAA